CCGGTGAAACTCCAAGGTTCGGCTTCCGTAAATGCCTTCAAGGCGGCCGGTCCGAATGTGGAAGTGCAGGAACCACTTATCACGCTGCTGAACGGACCTGATGACACGCCGCGCGGGGAGTTCTACGACGGTGGCGCGTTCACCGGTTTCGAAGGCCGCGGCTTCATTGGCGCATCGGGCTTGAACAAGTGGCCTTATCCCGATGGCCAGGCCTATCGCTCGCTTCAACTCAAGCCCGTGAATGTGGCGGGCAAGTCGAATGTGAAAGTAACCGTCGCATTGGCGGCCACGCAAGTGGACTTCGAGACGAGCGATTTCATCCAGGTGTACGCCTATCCCAACGGGGCCAACAGCACGGCGGTGCAACTCGGAAATTTCCGGGGAGTTGCCAACGCGGTCCAGCCTTGGCTGGCCGATGAAAAGGAGAAATTCTCGCGAAAACTGACGAAACAGTTTGCGGATTTCACCTTTGACGTTCCGGCCGGGGCCACCGATCTGATTGTCGAAGTGCGGGCGGCCACCACGTGGTGGACCGAAATCGCGGCCGTGGACAACATCCGCATCCACAGCGGACCGTTGATTCCCGCCAGTTCCACGGAGTATGGCATCGGGTTGAACTTTGGCGCTGAAGAAGCCAACGGAAACAACAAAGGCACCCTCGCGGCGGCTGACGTCGCGGGCGTCGCCAGCGTGGCTCAAGCCAACTGGAATAACCTGAAGACCGCCACCGGCAGCGCCACCACCGGCATTGTCGCGGATGTCAAGGGAACTGCCCAACCCACCTCCGTCACCGTCACCTGGAGGTCCGGAAACACTTGGGCCTCCACCGGACGTGGTGAGGAAAACAACAAGTTCACCGAGAACAACCTCAAGCTGACCACCGGTTACCTTGACACCGGCAATGCCACCACCACCACCGTCAGCATCGCCAGCATCCCGGCTAAGCTCACCGAAGGCGGCTACGATGTCTATGTCTACGCCCTGGGCGGCGTCGGCGGTCGCGGCGGCGCTTACCGCGTCATGGACACTGAAAGCGGCAAAGCCCTGACCGGGTGGATCCGCGCTCAATCCCCCACCAACAGCTCCGACTTCGTCGAAGCCACGTTGATCGGCGGGACAGATCCCAATGGCGCCGCCCGCCACGCTGCGGGCAACTACATCGTGTTCAAAGGGCTCACCTCGGCCAACATCACCGTGCTCGGACGCACCGCTGGCTTCGGCTTCAGCGGGACACCGCGCGCCCCCATCAACGCGATCCAACTCGTGTCGCCTGGCGGTCTGCAAGAAGTCACCCTGCCCGGAGACAAGATCGAAAGCAGCCACGCCGCGAACAAATCACCTGGCGGCGAGCAAGTGGTCAACGCCATCGACAATGACTTCGGCACGAAGTACCTGAACTTCGGCGGTGACAACAGCACGGGGGCTCCGTTCGATCCGCCCGTGGGCCTGACGGTGACTCCGAGCGCCGGCCCCAGCATCGTCACGGCGCTGCGCCTGGTCTCGGCCAACGACGCGCCCGAGCGCGATCCGGCGGCCTACAAACTGGAAGGTTCGAATGACGGCACCACGTTCAGCCTCATTTCGGAAGGCGACGTTCCGGCTTTTGCCGGACGTTTCACTCCGGTGACGATTAGCTTCCCGAACACGGTGAAATACGCAGCCTATCGGCTCACCATTCCAAAGGTGAAGAACAACACCGCCGCCAACAGCATGCAGATCGCGGAAGTGGATCTGCTGGGCAAGGTGTTCCCGCTGCCGAAACTCGGCGTCAGCGCCGCAGCGGGCAAGGTCACGGTCACGTTCAGCGGGGGCAACCTCGAGCAAGCGGTCAACGTCGAAGGCCCGTACACTCCGGTGCAAAACGCGAAAAGTCCGTACGAAACCACCGCAGACGGACCTGCCAAGTTCTTCCGCTCCAAACAGTGATTTGAAGCGGATCAGCTAGATTCCAATCATTCGAAGAAGCCGGGTCGCAAGGCCCGGCTTCTCTTTTTATCACGGGTCCGCCCAGGCGGGGGTGGCCGCGGTGAATTCCACGACTTGTCGGGTTAAAGGATGCGTGAAGGAGATCGAACGAGCATGCAGGCAAAGCGGAGCATCTGAAAGGCCAAGCACGGCGGTCATTACTCCCGCCCGCTGAGGTCCATATAACGTGTCGCCGCACACGGGTAGTCCGAGGTGCCAGAGATGAAGCCTGATTTGGTTCGTGCGGCCCGTCAGCGGGCTGGCTTCAAGCAGGGTGGTGCCGTCGGGAAATCCGCGAAGAACTCGGAATTGGGTGCGGGAGGGAAGGCCGTTGCTCCAGTCGATCGTGCGCGAACCTGCCTCCCCGGGTTCGGCGCTGATGGGCGCGTCGCATTCGAACCAGTCTTGCGCGGGGACGCCCCTCACTTTGACCAGATAAAGTTTCCTGACCTGGCCCTTGGCGAACTGCGGTTGCAGTCGCGCCGCGAAATGACGGGTGCGCGTAAGGAGCACCAGTCCGGTCGTGTTGGCGTCGAGTCGATGGGCGGGCCGGGGGCGTTCAGGATCGTAAGCGGCGTGGAGCAAATACTGGAGCGTGTTGCGGTTGAATCGTCCGCCCGGGTGCATCGGGAGGGGGGCCGGCTTGTTCACCACGATCAAGGCCTCGTCCTCATGCAAGATCCGGATGTCGGCATTGACGGATGGTTCGGTGACTTTCGGAATGCGCCGGAAAAAGTATTCGCCGGCTCGCGGGGCGTGGTCCGCGGTAACCGGATCCTTGTCCGCGTTCAGGATGCGTCCGAGGTGGAACTCTGTCTTCCATTGCTCTCGCGAGAGGGAGCGAACGATGGCCGTGAACGTGTCGAGGAGTGGTTTGCCATCGGCCTCTTCCGGGATGGTCAGTGGAAGATCGTTGTCGTAGGGGATGCTGCCAGGCAGGGGGTTGGAAGCCTGGCGGATGCGCTCGTGCCTGCGGGCCAAAGTCTCCGCGAGTTGTTGGGCCGGAGTGCGGAAGCAATGCGGACAGGAATGACCCGGCCGATAGCGCGGATCCTGTTGTTCCTGCGCCGTGAGCGGGGTGAGACAGGTGAAGCACAGAGCGGAGTCGGTTTCACGCAGTTGGGGATCGACGCCGACGCGCTGATCGAAGACGAAGCATTCGCCTTCGTAATGACGGGCGCCGCATTCCTCGAAATATTTGAGGATGCCACCTTCGAGTTGGTAGATTTGCTTAAAGCCCTGGCTTTCCATGAAAGGGCCGGCCTTCTCACAGCGGATGCCCCCGGTGCAAAACATGACGATGGGTTGTTCCTTCAATGGGGGCGGTAGTTCGCGGACGGCCTTTGGAAAATCGCGAAAATGCTGAAGATTGAGCGTGAGCGCGTTGCGGAACGTTCCAAGTTTCACCTCATAATCGTTGCGAGTGTCGAGAAGCACCACAGGCTTGCCCTCGTCCAGCCACTCAAGGAGTTTGTGCGGCGGCAGCTTGGGAGAGGTATGCCTTCCCGGAGCGATCCCCTCAATGCCGAAGGCGATGATCTCCTTTTTGATTCGAACCAGCATGCGATGGAATGGATGGTCATCGCTTTCGCTGAATTTGGGATCGAGACTCTCCAGGCCGGGCCACGAACGGAGTTCCGCGAGAAAGGTATCAATGGCGGGGCGCTCTCCCGCGACGAAAAGATTGATGCCTTCAGAGCTGAGAAGAATGGTGCCGCGCAGTTTGAGGTTTCGACATAGTTCAAGTAGCCGCCCTCGTTTTGGGCCGAGATCCCGCAGCGGGGTGAATCGGTAGGCGGCGATATTGGTAAAACGGACCACGGAGAAGAACGTTAAGGGTCCAAGTGAATACTGCCAGGCGATTTCGCAGCCATTCTTATTTTGGGGAGTGCGGCTGTGTCGGAGACCCGCCGCAGCGCGCGGACAGATCGGAAAAGCGCCAGAGGACTGGCGCACTCCAAGACCTGGCGGAGCCTCCACCCGCCTCGCCGTCGCGAAGCGTCTTGGACTGCGGTAGCCCTCTACCGCTTTGGACCACGCACGTGAACAACCTGCGCGCGATGCATCGCCCGTCGCCTAAACCTCCTCAAGGACGGGAGCGCCCGGAGCGCGACCAGCGACCGGGAGCAGAAAGAAACGGTGAACGACATAAAAGTACCGCCGCCGCCGGAGGGAGAGGCGAGGTTCTATCCCTCGTCCCTACTCCTATCGGCACTGCCGCGCGTATCACCGGCAACCTGTGGATGCGCTGTTCCTTCCGGACTTCACCCCCTTGGGCTCGCCCCAACCCAGCGCTTCCGCGAACCTACTCCTCTGACACCGGCTCGCCGCGGGCGGCAAGGACCTTCCGGGTGGGCACGTATTGAGCCGCGAATTCGGCCCTGAATTCCTGGAACGTGCCGGCTTGGAGGTGGAGGCGGATTTCCTCCATGACCTGGAGGAAGAAGTGACTGTTATGGACGCTGAGCATGCGCAGTCCAAGGATCTCCTCGACGTTGAGCAAATGGCGCAGATAAGCGCGGGTGAAGTGGCGGCAGGCAAAGCATGGGCAGCCTTCCTGGATAGGACCGAAATCCGCTTTGTTGAATCCCCCTTTGATACTGACGCTGCCCCGGCGTGTGAACGCGGTCCCATTCCGCGCCACTCTCGTCGGAAGCACGCAATCAAACATGTCCACACCGCGTGCGACGAGTTCGATTAGTTGGGCGGGAGTTCCCAACCCCATGGCGTAGCGGGGTTTGTTCTCAGGCAGATGCGGCTCGGTGATTTCGACCGCGCGGTAAATTTCGGGTTCGGGTTCACCCACACTGACGCCGCCAATCGCGTATCCATTGAAATCCATGGCCACCAGCTCTCGCGCGCAATGGGCTCGCATTTCCGGACGTCCCAGGCCCTGGACGATGCCGAATACCAACTGCCCGGGAGCGCGTGGCTGCTCAGCGCATTCCTTCGCCCAACGCAGGGTTCGATCCACGGCCGCTTGAACTTCGCGAGGCGTGGCGGTATGGGGCGGACACTCGTCGAATACCATCGCGATGTCAGAGCCCAATTGCCGTTGAATCTCCATGGATTCTTTGGGGCCAAGGAACAGCGGCGAGCCGTCCAGATGCGATCGAAACTCGACACCATGCGGCTGAATCTTGCGGATCTTGGCCAAGCTGAAGACCTGGAAGCCGCCACTGTCGGTCAGGATCGGCTTGGTCCAATTCATGAAGCGATGGAGGCCGCCGGCTTGCTGGATGATGTCCATGCCGGGACGAATGGAGAGGTGGTAAGTGTTGCCCAGGATGATCTGCGTGCCCATCTCCTCCAATTCGCGGGGGTCGAGCGCCTTGACACTGGCTTGAGTGCCGACCGGCATGAACACCGGCGTTTCGATGACGCCCCGGGAGGTGGTGAGACGTCCGAGGCGGGCGCGTGAGGACGCGTCCCTTTTCAGCAATTCAAACATCGGGCGAGGAATCAGCGCCGACGGCGGGTGGGGCCGAAGAAATAGCCGCCTTTGATGCGCACGCCGCGCACGGGACGGGAAGCCAGGGGTTGCGCGCCGGGCTTTTCTTCCTCGAACAACGCCGTGTATTTATAGTCGAAACCCTCGAGCCGCATGCGTTCGATTTTTTGGCTGATGAAGCGTTCGATGGCGATCACGTGCTTGCTGTCCTCCGCGACCATCAGCGTAAAGGCGTCACCCTCGTTCTCAGCGCGACCCGTGCGCCCGATACGATGCACGTAATCCTCCGGATGCTGGGGCACGTCATAGTTGATGACGTGGCTGACACTGACGATATCGAGTCCGCGCGCCGCGAGGTCAGTGGCGACCAGGACTTCGAATTTTCCGTCCCGGAAACCTCGCAATGCTTGTTCCCGCTCGGATTGAGTTCGATTGGAGTGCAATACCGCCACGGCATGCTGATGGCGGCGCAGCATGTGGGACACGCGGTCGGCTCTGTCCTTGGTGCGGCAGAACACGATGACCGAGTGGTAGTTGACCTTGGCGAGAATGGCCAGCAAGAGCTCTGATTTCTGTGTGTCGGACACGGGATAAACGACGTGGCGGACGGTCTCGGCCGGGGAACGTCGCGCGCCGATCTCAATCGTCTCCGGCGACCGCATGGCCCATTGGATCAAGGTCTCGATCGCCGGCGGAACGGTGGCCGAGAAAAGCATGGTCTGCCGGTTGCGGGGGCATTTCTGCACAATGCGCTTCACATCGGGCAGGAATCCCATGTCCAGCATCCGGTCCGCCTCGTCGAGCACCAGGAATTGCACGTGATCCAGGCGGCAGGTGCCCTGTTGCATGTGGTCCAGCAACCGGCCGGGTGTGGCGACCAGGATATCCACCCCTTCCTTCAGTTGTTCACGCTGGCGTCCATAACCGACGCCTCCGAACACGACGGCGACTTTGAGATCGGTGAAGCGGGCGTAGTCGCGGATCGCCGTTTCGACTTGGGCGGCGAGTTCCCGGGTGGGTTCGAGGATCAGCACCCTGATTTGTTGGCGCGCTTCTCCCAGCAGCGTCAGCAAGGGAAGGCCGAAGGCCGCGGTCTTTCCCGTCCCCGTTTGGGCGCTGCCGATGAGGTCTTTTCCCTCGAGCAGCATGGGGATGGCGCGCAATTGAATGGGGGTGGGATCGGTGTATCCCATCGCCTTGACGCCATCGAGGACGGGTTTGGAAAGTCCGAGGTTCGTGAACGACATGCGGCAGTCTACCTGAGAGTCGGCGCAGGGGGCAAGGCTCCCGGCAGATCATTTCTGATGCATCAAAGTGGGCGGGGAGACGGCGAGTTCGAGACCCGGGAATCGCTTGCGCAAAGGGCTTGTCCACTCGCGTTCGATCGTTTCCTCGGCCCACTTTTGAACCTCCGCGTCCGTCGTCGGAGCTTCCCAGATCTGGCTGGGGCCGGTGACTCGAGTCACACTCGCCGGCAGGAGTCCCTCGATGTCGGCGTGGATCGAAACCCGGGGTCCTTTGCCGCCGGGCCGATTCCAGACGCGCAAGTGGGGCTTGAGGGCGAGATGGCGGGCATGGGGTTTCAGCAACCCTTCCTCGCAGAGTGCGCGAAAATCGTCGGCGCCAAGGGCCATGTCCTCCACCGGGGCCAGGGTGTTCTCCTGAACCCCGTAAATGGAGGCGTTGAGCGGCGAAATCGAGGGGCGCATCATGGGGAAAAAGAGCACGTCGTCGATGTTCTCCTGTCCCGTGAAGATCATGATCATGCGTTCGATGCCTGGCCCGATGCCGGTCGTGGGAGGCATGCCGTACTCGAGCGCTTCGATGAAGTCGAAATCGAGCGTGTGGAACTTGCCGGCGTCGCGTTCCTCGACTCGATAGGATTTCCGCCAAGTTTCCAGGAGGTGAACCGGGTCGTTTTGTTCGGACCAATTGTCGCCGCATTCCATGCCGGCGATGAAAATCTCGAATCGTTCGACGAATCGCGGATCCGAGGCCATGGGCTTGGCGAGGGGTGAAATCTCGATCGGATGTCCGTAAACCAAGGTGGGTTGAATCAGGTTTTTTTCGACGGTGACTTCAAAGGCTTTCACCAAAGCCTCACCGATGCTGGGCTGTGGCTCTTGAATACCGAGCGAAGCCAGCCTGGTGTTGGCTTCTTCCGGCGAGGTGCATTGCCGAAAATCGATGCCGGTGGCCTCGACGACCGCGTCCGGCATGCTGACCCGGCGCCAGGGCTGTCCGAAGTCGATGGGATGTCCGCGAATCTCGAACTGGGTCTTGCCGAAGACGGTGGTCGCGACGTGGCGGAACATGCCCTCGATGAGGTTCATGTTGTATTCGTAATTCTCGTAGGCCGTCATCGTCTCGACCATCGAGAATTCCGGATGATGGCTTCGGTCGATGCCTTCGTTGCGAAAGTATCGACCGACGGTAAAGACCTTGTCGTAGCCCGCGACGATGAGCCGCTTGAGGTAGAGTTCATGGGAGATGGCCAGGTACATGTCGCAGCCCAGGGCATTGACATGCGTTTTGAAAGGCTTGGCTGTGCCGCCGCCGTACTGCGGCTGGATGACCGGAGTTTGGAATTCCATGAACCCTTGGCCGGTCAGAAAGGAACGAATCGCCGCCACGATCCTTGAAGCCGCTCCAAATCGATCGAAGGAGGCCGGCTCCAGAATCGTGTCCAGATAGCGCTTGCGCAGCACTTGTTCCCGGTCCTTGAGGCCAAACCATTGGTCCGGCAGGGGCCGCAACGACTTGGTCAGAAGTCGCAGGGATTCCACCAGAACGGAGATTTCACCCCGTTCCGTTCGGATGACCTTGCCGGTGGCCTCGATGATGTCGCCGAGATCGAGAAGGTTTGACTCGGCGTAGCCAAGCCGCCCTTCGGCGGCGTCGGTGGGCAGGACAAGGTTGCGGCGAAGAAAGAGTTGCAGTTTGCCGGTTTGATCCTGGACGTGAGCGAAGGCGAGGGCGCCCTGTTTGCGCCAGGACATCAGCCGTCCCGCCACGGTGACGGTGGTGTCGTGAAGTGACTCAAATTGGTCAAGGACGGTCCGCGTGAGGTGAGTGCGGCGGCTGCGGGACGGGTAGGGCTGGAGGCCAAGGGCGCGAAGGGCGTCCGCCTTG
The Verrucomicrobiota bacterium genome window above contains:
- the lysS gene encoding lysine--tRNA ligase, which codes for MASNPLIEIRNGRLAKADALRALGLQPYPSRSRRTHLTRTVLDQFESLHDTTVTVAGRLMSWRKQGALAFAHVQDQTGKLQLFLRRNLVLPTDAAEGRLGYAESNLLDLGDIIEATGKVIRTERGEISVLVESLRLLTKSLRPLPDQWFGLKDREQVLRKRYLDTILEPASFDRFGAASRIVAAIRSFLTGQGFMEFQTPVIQPQYGGGTAKPFKTHVNALGCDMYLAISHELYLKRLIVAGYDKVFTVGRYFRNEGIDRSHHPEFSMVETMTAYENYEYNMNLIEGMFRHVATTVFGKTQFEIRGHPIDFGQPWRRVSMPDAVVEATGIDFRQCTSPEEANTRLASLGIQEPQPSIGEALVKAFEVTVEKNLIQPTLVYGHPIEISPLAKPMASDPRFVERFEIFIAGMECGDNWSEQNDPVHLLETWRKSYRVEERDAGKFHTLDFDFIEALEYGMPPTTGIGPGIERMIMIFTGQENIDDVLFFPMMRPSISPLNASIYGVQENTLAPVEDMALGADDFRALCEEGLLKPHARHLALKPHLRVWNRPGGKGPRVSIHADIEGLLPASVTRVTGPSQIWEAPTTDAEVQKWAEETIEREWTSPLRKRFPGLELAVSPPTLMHQK
- the tgt gene encoding tRNA guanosine(34) transglycosylase Tgt; this encodes MFELLKRDASSRARLGRLTTSRGVIETPVFMPVGTQASVKALDPRELEEMGTQIILGNTYHLSIRPGMDIIQQAGGLHRFMNWTKPILTDSGGFQVFSLAKIRKIQPHGVEFRSHLDGSPLFLGPKESMEIQRQLGSDIAMVFDECPPHTATPREVQAAVDRTLRWAKECAEQPRAPGQLVFGIVQGLGRPEMRAHCARELVAMDFNGYAIGGVSVGEPEPEIYRAVEITEPHLPENKPRYAMGLGTPAQLIELVARGVDMFDCVLPTRVARNGTAFTRRGSVSIKGGFNKADFGPIQEGCPCFACRHFTRAYLRHLLNVEEILGLRMLSVHNSHFFLQVMEEIRLHLQAGTFQEFRAEFAAQYVPTRKVLAARGEPVSEE
- a CDS encoding RluA family pseudouridine synthase, producing the protein MVRFTNIAAYRFTPLRDLGPKRGRLLELCRNLKLRGTILLSSEGINLFVAGERPAIDTFLAELRSWPGLESLDPKFSESDDHPFHRMLVRIKKEIIAFGIEGIAPGRHTSPKLPPHKLLEWLDEGKPVVLLDTRNDYEVKLGTFRNALTLNLQHFRDFPKAVRELPPPLKEQPIVMFCTGGIRCEKAGPFMESQGFKQIYQLEGGILKYFEECGARHYEGECFVFDQRVGVDPQLRETDSALCFTCLTPLTAQEQQDPRYRPGHSCPHCFRTPAQQLAETLARRHERIRQASNPLPGSIPYDNDLPLTIPEEADGKPLLDTFTAIVRSLSREQWKTEFHLGRILNADKDPVTADHAPRAGEYFFRRIPKVTEPSVNADIRILHEDEALIVVNKPAPLPMHPGGRFNRNTLQYLLHAAYDPERPRPAHRLDANTTGLVLLTRTRHFAARLQPQFAKGQVRKLYLVKVRGVPAQDWFECDAPISAEPGEAGSRTIDWSNGLPSRTQFRVLRGFPDGTTLLEASPLTGRTNQIRLHLWHLGLPVCGDTLYGPQRAGVMTAVLGLSDAPLCLHARSISFTHPLTRQVVEFTAATPAWADP
- a CDS encoding DEAD/DEAH box helicase, whose translation is MSFTNLGLSKPVLDGVKAMGYTDPTPIQLRAIPMLLEGKDLIGSAQTGTGKTAAFGLPLLTLLGEARQQIRVLILEPTRELAAQVETAIRDYARFTDLKVAVVFGGVGYGRQREQLKEGVDILVATPGRLLDHMQQGTCRLDHVQFLVLDEADRMLDMGFLPDVKRIVQKCPRNRQTMLFSATVPPAIETLIQWAMRSPETIEIGARRSPAETVRHVVYPVSDTQKSELLLAILAKVNYHSVIVFCRTKDRADRVSHMLRRHQHAVAVLHSNRTQSEREQALRGFRDGKFEVLVATDLAARGLDIVSVSHVINYDVPQHPEDYVHRIGRTGRAENEGDAFTLMVAEDSKHVIAIERFISQKIERMRLEGFDYKYTALFEEEKPGAQPLASRPVRGVRIKGGYFFGPTRRRR